In one window of bacterium DNA:
- a CDS encoding peptidylprolyl isomerase: MLVSRRIQNMTVATLTALLLACVSQTGLAGPQVTKMTPKEPSKSTVDPAKTYEAVIETDKGNIKVKLYAKEAPLSVTNFVQLAKGGFYEGLTFHRVEPGFVIQGGDPAGNGTGGPGYTVPAEIGQPHLKGALAWARTGDEVNPQRRSSGSQFYITLEATPFLDGGYTVFGQTIEGMEVVGQIRKGDKIKKVTITEK, encoded by the coding sequence ATGCTTGTATCCCGGCGTATCCAAAACATGACTGTCGCGACCCTGACGGCGCTGCTCTTGGCCTGTGTGTCACAGACCGGACTGGCCGGCCCTCAGGTTACTAAAATGACTCCTAAAGAACCCAGCAAAAGCACCGTCGACCCGGCCAAGACTTACGAGGCCGTCATCGAAACCGACAAGGGCAACATCAAGGTTAAGCTCTACGCGAAGGAAGCCCCGCTCTCGGTTACCAATTTCGTTCAGCTCGCCAAGGGCGGCTTTTACGAAGGCCTGACCTTCCACCGGGTTGAGCCCGGCTTCGTCATTCAAGGCGGGGATCCGGCCGGCAACGGCACCGGCGGACCGGGTTACACGGTTCCGGCCGAGATCGGCCAGCCCCATCTCAAGGGCGCTTTGGCCTGGGCCCGCACCGGCGACGAAGTCAACCCCCAGCGCCGCTCCAGCGGCTCTCAATTCTACATCACCCTCGAGGCGACCCCCTTCCTCGACGGCGGCTACACCGTCTTCGGTCAAACGATCGAGGGCATGGAGGTCGTCGGCCAGATTCGCAAGGGTGACAAGATCAAGAAAGTGACGATCACGGAGAAGTGA